The sequence ATTATGGCAGTTGGAAGGCCAATGTATCCTAATCCAATCACAGCAATCTCTGCCTGCCTGTCCTCTATCCTCTCCCTCACTTCACTCACCTAACATTAAAGGCAGAAAAAACAAATTTAAGGGTTTTCCAGGTAACGATTTCAGAACTCTATATAAGTTGCTTGCCATAAAATTTTGATTTCAACAAATATATGAGCATTTTCTCCTAAAATTTGCTAAAAATAACCTCTTAGAGAGGCTAAATCATTTGATGAAAATGTAATAAACGTTAAAACATTGAAATCAACGATAAGAAATCTTAAAAAACAAGTTCTCACAACCGTTTTACGGAAACCCTTTTAATGGACAGAGTTGCTCATTATATTAGGTGGGAGTGTATGAAGATATGGATTGACATTGTAAATTCACCTCATGCTCACTTTTTCAAGGGTATAATTAGAGAGCTCGAGAAGAGGGGTCATGAAATTTTAGTTACAACGAGAGAGTTTGACGGACTAACTGACATTCTTGACATGCTTGGAATTGAATACTACGTTGTTGGTAAGCATGGAGGATCAACCTTAGAAGGTAAGCTTATTGCAAGTGCTGAGAGGCAGTATAAACTTGCGAAGCTGATAATTGAAGAGAAACCAGACTTATGCATTTATAAAAATTCCCCCGAAGCTCCAAGAGTAGCTTATGGGCTGAGAATCCCAACGATTGGGTTTGTTGATAATGACACTTCAATTCCTGTTAACAAACTCATGCTGCCATTCACAAACAGAGTTATTTACCCAAAAGCCATTGATGCCTACGACTTAATTAGATGTGGGGCAGATGCAAACTCTTTGAGACCAATTAATGGATTTCCAGAGCTAGCCCACTTGTATGGGTTTAAACCAAATACAGCACCTTTAAATGAACTTGGACTTGAGAAATACAACTACATCGTTATGAGGACTGAGCCAATAAAAGCAAACTACTTCAACGGAGATGCAGAAAAAAGCATCCTTGAGGGCATAATTCCTCTTCTCCCAGATCTTCCAATAGTTCTGTTCCCGAGAACAGAGGAGCAGGCAAAGAGGTTTGAGCGCTTCGAGAATGTTATAATTCCAGAGCATGTAACAGACAGCCTAAGCCTCCTTTACTACGCAAAGCTCATGATCGGAGCTGGAGGAACTATGAACAGAGAGGCATTAGCATTAGGCACTCCAACGATTTCAACGTATCCCGGGAAGCTTTTGGCAGTTACAAAGTGGCTTATAAGTCTAGGAATTAAACACCACTCAACTAATCCAATTGAAGTTGCAAGCAAAGCGTGGGAGATGATCAGAAAGAACGGTGCGTATCGGAATTACATTCGCAGTGTTGTTTCCGCTCTTGATAATCCAATTGATGTAATGCTGGAAGAAATAGAAACGTATGAGGAATTCGGAACTTTCACTCCGCTACAAAACTCAAAGGTTATAACCAGCTAGCCGTGGAGTAATATAAGCTTCAATAAACGCTGCAATTAAAAGCAAGAAAATTGCTATACCGAGCATTTTTATCGCTATTCTAAATCCTTTTCTAAATCTCTCCCCAACAGTACCCTCTCCCTTAATAATCTCTAAATACCATACAATTCCGCCTAAACCCGCGATTGCAAATGCGGGGATTTCAACGATTCCGTGAGGCACAATTGAGAGCAAGATTTTTGTTAAGTTTTCGCCTTGGAGATATGAGTATTCCACAACAATTCCAACTAAGAAGCCGTTAAAGAAGAGAATCCCTAACGGCACAACACCGAACAATACACCGCCAAAAGCTGCTAAAATTGCCACTCGTGTGTTGTTTAGGAATATCAGTTTGAAAAGGCTGAAGCTGTCTTGGATTCCATCAAGCTTGCCACTAAAAATCTGTTTTAAATTTGAGAATAAATTCCCTGCAAACTGTGGATTTAAGACCGTAAAAACTATCCCTAATGAAACTCCAATCAAAAATGTTCCAAGGAGAGCTAGGAAAATCTTGCTCTTATTCATTTTCTCCCCTCAACGCATTCTTTAGCGCTATTTTAAAATCTTCAACATTTATATAGGGCATTTCAACATCTAATCTCATTGCAAAAAACTCATCAATTATATGCTCAAGCTCTTCAAGTTTATGTCCTTCTAATTCCTTTTCGAGCTCTTCAATGGTATTCTCTGGATATACGAAGAAATCTCCAGTAATTTTGACGCTCTCTGCAATTCCATCCCTTTCCTCAATCTCAAACCTTATCAGTCCTTTCTTTGCTTTATGTTCTCCAATTCTCTTCATTGTCCTCACGTAGGAATGTGAGGCGGAGAAGTTTTTAAAGGTTAAGCTCAATTCACGTTAGGTGGTGGCAGATGGCTTATGATGACATAAAAGAAGAAGTAAAATCAATCCTCGAAAAGAGGATCAAAGACATGCTTGAAAAAGAGGGAAAAAGTTGGGAGGGTGAGATATTATTTGACGAGACACCAAGTATGGAACTTGGCGATTTTGCAACTACAGTCGCTTTCCAACTGGCGAGAGTTTTTAGAAAGGCTCCTCGTTTGATAGCTCAAGAAATCGTAGAAGGAATTAAGAATGAGCTACCAGAGTACATATTGAAAGTTGAAGTTGCAGGAGCAGGTTACATAAACTTCTTCCTCGATTACGAAAAATTTGGAAGGCTCATCACAGAAGAAATCATAACAAAAAGGGAAGATTATGGGAAGAGCAATATTGGAAAAGGAAAGAAAGTCATTGTAGAGCACACCTCAGTAAACCCCACTAAGCCACTTCACATGGGGCATGCAAGAAATTCAATTCTTGGAGATACTATGGCAAGAGTCATGAAAGCCTTGGGATATAATGTTGAAGTCCAGAACTACATTGATGACTTGGGAATCCAGTTTGCTCAAGTTCTATGGGGTTATTTAAATCTAAAAGAG is a genomic window of Thermococcus sp. M39 containing:
- a CDS encoding DUF354 domain-containing protein, coding for MKIWIDIVNSPHAHFFKGIIRELEKRGHEILVTTREFDGLTDILDMLGIEYYVVGKHGGSTLEGKLIASAERQYKLAKLIIEEKPDLCIYKNSPEAPRVAYGLRIPTIGFVDNDTSIPVNKLMLPFTNRVIYPKAIDAYDLIRCGADANSLRPINGFPELAHLYGFKPNTAPLNELGLEKYNYIVMRTEPIKANYFNGDAEKSILEGIIPLLPDLPIVLFPRTEEQAKRFERFENVIIPEHVTDSLSLLYYAKLMIGAGGTMNREALALGTPTISTYPGKLLAVTKWLISLGIKHHSTNPIEVASKAWEMIRKNGAYRNYIRSVVSALDNPIDVMLEEIETYEEFGTFTPLQNSKVITS
- a CDS encoding stage II sporulation protein M, producing MNKSKIFLALLGTFLIGVSLGIVFTVLNPQFAGNLFSNLKQIFSGKLDGIQDSFSLFKLIFLNNTRVAILAAFGGVLFGVVPLGILFFNGFLVGIVVEYSYLQGENLTKILLSIVPHGIVEIPAFAIAGLGGIVWYLEIIKGEGTVGERFRKGFRIAIKMLGIAIFLLLIAAFIEAYITPRLAGYNL
- a CDS encoding lipoate protein ligase C-terminal domain-containing protein, encoding MKRIGEHKAKKGLIRFEIEERDGIAESVKITGDFFVYPENTIEELEKELEGHKLEELEHIIDEFFAMRLDVEMPYINVEDFKIALKNALRGENE